One window of the Anomaloglossus baeobatrachus isolate aAnoBae1 chromosome 12, aAnoBae1.hap1, whole genome shotgun sequence genome contains the following:
- the LOC142257618 gene encoding olfactory receptor 6N2-like yields MEQLNKTLDLYSDFFLVGFSGVEQYGIYLFIFFLIIYLFSLSGNTIIILVVWSNINLHTPMYFFITVLAFLDAWYVSTTVPKLLSILLTNNKRISFQGCFVQLYMFQSFGITECALLAIMAFDRCTAIYNPLRYTSILTERVCKVLISICWSYGFLVAIMPLVLAVRLPYCNSHDLTHYFCDVAPLMAIACVDPTPINIANQSVSTVATFFILLFVITMYIIIIYSILKIKTSQGRSKAFSTCSSHLTVVILFYGTAFIVYVVPKELHTVKNDMIYAMIYTMFIPFLNPLIYSLRNKDVKGGFRKSLQKFQEHVCKS; encoded by the coding sequence ATGGAGCAATTGAACAAAACCCTTGATTTGTACAGCGATTTCTTCCTGGTGGGATTTTCAGGTGTTGAGCAGTATGGAATCTACTTATTCATCTTCTTCCTCATCATCTATCTTTTTAGTTTAAGTGGTAACACCATTATCATCTTGGTTGTTTGGTCCAACATCAACCTTCACACCCCCATGTACTTCTTCATCACCGTTTTAGCGTTCCTTGATGCTTGGTATGTGTCCACCACTGTTCCTAAACTCCTATCCATACTGCTAACTAATAACAAGAGAATCTCCTTCCAAGGATGCTTTGTTCAACTCTACATGTTCCAGAGCTTTGGCATCACTGAATGCGCTTTGTTGGCAATCATGGCTTTTGACCGCTGTACAGCAATATATAACCCACTTCGGTACACAAGCATCTTAACTGAAAGAGTATGTAAAGTGCTCATCTCCATATGTTGGTCCTATGGATTCCTGGTGGCTATAATGCCTCTCGTACTTGCCGTAAGACTCCCCTACTGTAATTCCCATGACTTGACACACTATTTCTGTGATGTTGCGCCTCTTATGGCCATAGCATGTGTCGATCCAACTCCTATCAATATAGCTAATCAGTCTGTCAGTACAGTTGCCACTTTTTTCATTCTCCTATTTGTTATAACCATGTACATAATCATTATATACTCAATATTGAAGATAAAGACCAGCCAGGGTCGAAgtaaagccttctccacctgctccTCACACTTAACGGTGGTCATTCTCTTTTACGGCACCGCATTTATTGTTTATGTTGTCCCGAAAGAACTGCACACAGTAAAGAATGATATGATATATGCTATGATTTATACCATGTTCATCCCTTTTCTCAACCCATTAATCTATAGCTTAAGGAACAAGGATGTTAAGGGAGGTTTTAGAAAGAGCCTCCAGAAGTTTCAAGAACATGTCTGTAAGAGCTAA